The genomic interval TCAGGTTGGGGATGTGCTCGGCGTCGATCCACAAGCAGCTAAGGGGCCCGGCAAGGGTCAGGATGCAGGCGATCAGCCCGGAGAAGACGTTGTTGATACTGAGATAAGTATCGATCAATTGGAGGATATGCTGTTTGAGGAGCTGGAGCTTCCTAATCTGGAGCAAAAGCAAAAGGATCAGCTGCAAACTACCGAAATCGTTTTTCACGATATTCGGAAAAAAGGCATTATGTCCAATATTGACAAGAAGCGAACATTAATCGAAAATCTGCGCCGCAACGCCAATGCGGGCAAATCCGGCATTGGCGGCATTTCACCTGACGATCTTCGTTACAAAACATGGAATGAAGTTATCAAACCCCAATCCAACGCGGTCATTCTTGCCCTCATGGACACATCGGGAAGCATGGGCTCGTTCGAGAAATATTGCGCGCGCAGCTTTTTCTTCTGGATGACACGCTTCTTACGGCGCAAATATGAGCATGTGGAAATTGTGTTTATCGCGCATCATACGGAAGCAAAGGAAGTTACTGAGGAGGAATTTTTCAATCGTGGGGAAAGCGGTGGCACCATCTGTTCGTCCGCTTATCAGAAAGCGATCGACATCATCGATAGCCGGTACCCGACTCCCAATTGGAATATATACCCGTTCCACTTCTCTGATGGCGACAACCTAACTTCAGATAACGAACGCTGTGTGAAGCTAATTGGTCAGCTGATGGAGAGAAGCAATATGTTCGGATACGGAGAGGTCAATCAATACAATCGAAGCAGTACTCTGATGTCCGCCTACAAACACATCAACCACAAAAAGTTTATGTATTCGGTAATTAAGGAGAAAGGCGAAGTGTACAAAGCGCTTAAAACCTTTTTCTCCAAGCAAGTGACCGGTGCCTAATAAAACCACAAAAAAAAGCCGTCCCGATGGGTTCAACCCATTCTGGACGGCTTTTTCGCATTTTGAATAAACATCCCTTCAACTTGTAAGAACAGAATCTGAGTCCTCATTATCTGGATCGATCCCTTTCGTTTCTTTGCCAAAGAATAAAACCGTTAGCGCGCCTATGACAATCGTTACAAAAAAGATCATAAAAATAGATGGTATCGCGACTTGTTTAGCAACAAGCATCCCAACAAGATAGGGCCCAATGATACCCCCGACCCGGCCGAATGAGGCGGCAAAGCCGACGCCAGTTCCACGAACTGCGGCTGGATACAGCTCCGGCGTATAGGCGTACATCCCTCCCCACGCTCCAAGATTAAAGAATGAGAGACAAATGCCCGCAGCCAGCAGTACTCCTTCTGTCTCTGCGCTACCGAACCAAAGGGCGCTGCCCGCGGTTAGCAGCAAATAAACCACTAGCACAAATTTACGCCCAAATTTCTCGATAAAATAAGCAGCAGTAAAATAACCTGGCAGCTGGGCGAGTGTCATAATCAGAACATATTGAAAGCTTTTCACCAAATCAAAGCCCTTGAGCACCATGACGGAAGGCAGCCAGAGGAACATGCCGTAATAGGAAAATACGACTGTAAACCATAAGATCCACAATGTTACTGTCGTTTTACGGTAGCGCAAGGACCATATGGATTTCATTCTGTCGCTTAGACTCAGCTTGCGGCTCTGCTGCGCATTGAAGCTGGGCGAGTCTTTAATGGCTCTTCTCAAATATAGGGCAAAAAGTGCAGGAACAGCACCGAGCGCAAACGCCATCCTCCATCCGTAATCGGGAATGATGAAGTAGGCAATCAAAGCCGCAGCAATCCACCCGATCGCCCAGAAGCTCTCCAATAGGACGACTGCCCGGCCCCGCTCCTTGGCAGGCACAGATTC from Paenibacillus sp. FSL K6-3182 carries:
- the yhbH gene encoding sporulation protein YhbH, encoding MESEPLFIVSREDWSLHRKGYEDQARHQEKVHEAIKQNLPDLVSDESIVLSDGRRTIKVPIKSLDESHFIYNYNKKQHVGQGDGDSQVGDVLGVDPQAAKGPGKGQDAGDQPGEDVVDTEISIDQLEDMLFEELELPNLEQKQKDQLQTTEIVFHDIRKKGIMSNIDKKRTLIENLRRNANAGKSGIGGISPDDLRYKTWNEVIKPQSNAVILALMDTSGSMGSFEKYCARSFFFWMTRFLRRKYEHVEIVFIAHHTEAKEVTEEEFFNRGESGGTICSSAYQKAIDIIDSRYPTPNWNIYPFHFSDGDNLTSDNERCVKLIGQLMERSNMFGYGEVNQYNRSSTLMSAYKHINHKKFMYSVIKEKGEVYKALKTFFSKQVTGA
- a CDS encoding MFS transporter, whose product is MSKMTLLREPKQRKLLFSAGLSWLFDAMEVGMISFIVAALAVEWQLGSQQVGLLMAINSIGMAVGAAVSGLMADRYGRRAILLWTLLIFSIASGLSALATSFIVLCALRFIAGFGLGGELPVASTLVSESVPAKERGRAVVLLESFWAIGWIAAALIAYFIIPDYGWRMAFALGAVPALFALYLRRAIKDSPSFNAQQSRKLSLSDRMKSIWSLRYRKTTVTLWILWFTVVFSYYGMFLWLPSVMVLKGFDLVKSFQYVLIMTLAQLPGYFTAAYFIEKFGRKFVLVVYLLLTAGSALWFGSAETEGVLLAAGICLSFFNLGAWGGMYAYTPELYPAAVRGTGVGFAASFGRVGGIIGPYLVGMLVAKQVAIPSIFMIFFVTIVIGALTVLFFGKETKGIDPDNEDSDSVLTS